From a region of the Zingiber officinale cultivar Zhangliang chromosome 4B, Zo_v1.1, whole genome shotgun sequence genome:
- the LOC121978472 gene encoding IQ domain-containing protein IQM2-like, with translation MEMSFSSHRASYEAKDDGIKRSLEVLGPQRFLLEGPVISSSSSPLKKRSVESGLSSSSETSSNHRAAAVELEKVYKCFWTRRRLSDCAEEQLCWKLLDFVLLKLSSVSFFDIKEPETAISRWSRARTRAAKVGKGLSKDEKAQKLALQHWLEAIDPRHRYGHNLQFYYECWLQSESMEPFFYWLDVGEGKEVNIKEQCCRSRLQQQCIKYLGPKEREAYEVVIEDGKFLYRQSRQLLNTSDSAKDAKWIFVLSTSKKLYVGQKKKGKFQHSSFLAGGATSAAGQLVVEDGTLKAVWSHSGHYRPTEENFKEFMSFLVENKVDLVDVGVTKSHKGSSGEYHEFSHALKNNNSGLQFTEKEIS, from the exons ATGGAAATGTCATTCTCGAGTCATAGAGCTAGCTATGAAGCTAAGGATGATGGCATTAAGAGGTCCCTCGAGGTTTTAGGCCCTCAAAGGTTTCTGCTTGAAGGTCCTgtgatctcttcttcttctagtcCTTTGAAGAAGAGATCAGTCGAATCGGGCCTGAGTTCTTCTAGTGAGACGAGCTCCAACCACCGAGCTGCTGCAGTGGAACTAGAGAAGGTCTACAAGTGCTTTTGGACTCGAAGAAGGCTTTCAGATTGTGCCGAAGAACAGCTTTG TTGGAAGTTGTTGGATTTTGTGTTGCTCAAGCTAAGTTCAGTGTCGTTTTTCGATATCAAGGAACCAGAAACAGCAATCTCTCGATGGTCCCGGGCAAGAACCAGGGCTGCTAAG GTTGGCAAAGGTTTGTCCAAGGATGAGAAAGCTCAGAAACTCGCCTTGCAGCATTGGCTAGAAGCA ATCGATCCCCGACATCGGTATGGCCACAATCTCCAATTCTACTATGAGTGCTGGCTTCAGTCTGAGAGCATGGAGCCATTCTTCTATTG GCTTGATGTTGGAGAAGGAAAGGAGGTTAATATCAAAGAACAATGCTGTCGATCGAGGCTTCAACAGCAGTGCATCAAGTATCTTGGCCCT AAAGAAAGGGAGGCTTATGAAGTTGTGATTGAGGATGGAAAGTTCTTGTACAGACAGAGCAGGCAATTGCTGAACACATCTGATAGTGCTAAAGATGCTAAATGGATTTTTGTATTGAGCACATCAAAGAAATTATATGTTGGCCAG AAGAAAAAGGGCAAATTTCAGCATTCCAGTTTCCTTGCTGGAGGAGCTACATCTGCTGCTGGTCAATTAGTTGTAGAAGATGGAACTCTCAAG GCTGTGTGGAGTCATAGTGGGCACTACCGACCGACAGAAGAGAACTTCAAAGAATTCATGAGTTTTCTTGTGGAGAATAAGGTTGATCTTGTCGATGTTGGGGTGACCAAGTCACAT AAAGGTTCTAGTGGAGAGTATCATGAATTCAGTCATGCACTCAAAAATAACAACTCTGGATTACAATTCACTGAAAAAGAAATCAGCTAG